TCGAAGGCGATCTCCCTGGGCGCCAGGCCGCCGAGACGGCGTCGGGAGAACGCGAGGAGGTCGGCACGGAGCGCGTCGGACTCCTCGAAGCCCGGCCGCAGCGTGACGAAGGCCTTGACGACCTCGCCCGCGAGCGGGTCCGGCTTACCGATGACACCGGCCTCCAGCACGGAAGGGTGCTCCATCAGGGCCGTCTCCACCTCGAAGGGCCCGATCAGGTGGCCCGCGGACTTGATCACGTCGTCGGCGCGACCCACGAACCAGAAGTAGCCGTCGTCGTCGACCTCGGCGAGGTCGCCGCTCAGGTACCAGCCGTCGGCGAAGCACCGGGTGTAGCGCCGCTCGTCGCCGACGTATCCACGAAACATCGACGGCCAGCCGGCACGCAGCGCCAGCTCGCCGACCTCGCCCGGCGGGGCTGTCTTCATGCCGTCAGGGTGCTGCGCGGCGCGACCGTCCTCGCCGCGGGCGAGCACCGCCGCCTCGATGCCGGGCACCGGTCGTCCCATCGAGCCCGGGCGCAGCTCCATGCCCCGGTAGTTGCTGATCATGATCGCGCCGGTCTCGGTCTGCCACCAGTTGTCGTGTACCGGCAGCCCGTAGGCGGCCAGGCCCCATTCGACCACCTCCGGATTGAGTGCTTCGCCCACGCTCGCGATGTGGCGCAGCGCCGCCAGGTCGTAGGAGTGGGGCAGGTCGGTGCCGTACTTCATCAACATGCGCAGCGCGGTCGGCGCTGTGTACCAGACGTTCACGGCCTGTTCGGCCAGGATCCGGTACCACGCGGGCGCGTCGAACTCGCCGGCGAAGCTGAGCAGGGTGGCGCCGTGGGTGAGCGGCGCGATGATGCCGTACGAGGTCCCCGTGACCCAACCCGGATCGGCCGTGCACCAGAAGACGTCGTCCGGACGTAGATCGAGAGCGTGGGCAGCCGTGGCATGGTGGGCGACGACGGCCTCGTGCACGTGGACGGCACCCTTCGGTCGTCCGGTGGTGCCGCTCGTGAAGTGCAGCAGAGCGCGCGTCTGGGGATCGGTCGGCGCGATGACGTGGTCCGCGGGAGCGTCGTCCAGGGCGGGGCCGAGCGCGATGGTTCCGGGGTCGGCCTCGTCACCGACCACCAGGACGTGCCGCAGATGGGGCAGGTCGGGCCGGATGGGAGCGACCTTGCGCTGGTACAGGGCCCGCGTGGTGACGAGGACCTCGGCATCGCACAACCTCATCCGTTCGCGGATCGGCTCGGGGCCGAAGGACGAGAACAGCGGAGCGAAGACCGCGCCTGCCTTGAGTGTGCCGAGGGCAGTGACGTACTGCTCCGGCTGGCGGCCGAGCAAGGAGACGACCACGGCGTCCGGACGGACGCCGAGCGCTGCCAGCACGCCTGCGAACCGGTTGGTGGCCTCCCGCAGCGCGGCGTACGTCAGGTCGGTGATGCTGCCGTCGGCGGCGATGCTGCGGACGGCGACCCGGTCTCCTCGTCCTGCGGCACAGTGTCTGTCCACCGCTTCGTGGGCGATGTTGAGGCCGGTCCCGCCAGGAAGTCCCGAGAGCTCCGCGCGAGCCGCGGCCCACGTGAACTCGTCACGCAGCTGCTCGTAGCGTGGAGCCGTCGTGGCCGCCGCGGGGATGCTGGACGTTCGTGAGGACACCTCGACACCACCGTGCCGTGGTCACATCGTGAACGACGACGAGGCGCCGGTATTGGTCTCCACGTCGAGCACGGAGGCCTCGAACAGCGCGTGCGCCAGCCCACTGAGCGCCCGGCACACGGCGAGCTCGTCGCCGATCTCCGGGGCGTCCCGGTCCTCCGGGCTGCGTCGTGCGACTCCGCTGCTGCGCACCTCGGTGCCGGCGGTGGTGCGCAGCACCGCCTCCGCCCGCGTTCGGGGCCCGTCCTCGGACAGGTGGATCTCGACGTGCCAGGTCGTCGCGTGCATCTCGCTCTCCTTCGTTGGTCCAGGT
The genomic region above belongs to Nocardioides sp. QY071 and contains:
- the acsA gene encoding acetate--CoA ligase, producing the protein MSSRTSSIPAAATTAPRYEQLRDEFTWAAARAELSGLPGGTGLNIAHEAVDRHCAAGRGDRVAVRSIAADGSITDLTYAALREATNRFAGVLAALGVRPDAVVVSLLGRQPEQYVTALGTLKAGAVFAPLFSSFGPEPIRERMRLCDAEVLVTTRALYQRKVAPIRPDLPHLRHVLVVGDEADPGTIALGPALDDAPADHVIAPTDPQTRALLHFTSGTTGRPKGAVHVHEAVVAHHATAAHALDLRPDDVFWCTADPGWVTGTSYGIIAPLTHGATLLSFAGEFDAPAWYRILAEQAVNVWYTAPTALRMLMKYGTDLPHSYDLAALRHIASVGEALNPEVVEWGLAAYGLPVHDNWWQTETGAIMISNYRGMELRPGSMGRPVPGIEAAVLARGEDGRAAQHPDGMKTAPPGEVGELALRAGWPSMFRGYVGDERRYTRCFADGWYLSGDLAEVDDDGYFWFVGRADDVIKSAGHLIGPFEVETALMEHPSVLEAGVIGKPDPLAGEVVKAFVTLRPGFEESDALRADLLAFSRRRLGGLAPREIAFDAHLPHTSSGKVMRRLLRARELGLALGDLSTLEPTP
- a CDS encoding DUF1876 domain-containing protein codes for the protein MHATTWHVEIHLSEDGPRTRAEAVLRTTAGTEVRSSGVARRSPEDRDAPEIGDELAVCRALSGLAHALFEASVLDVETNTGASSSFTM